The following proteins are co-located in the Citrobacter freundii ATCC 8090 = MTCC 1658 = NBRC 12681 genome:
- a CDS encoding carboxypeptidase M32, which yields MSSNDNYHQLTRTFQRLSRFSHLSAIASWDMFTMMPSGGSKARGEALAELSVLEHQLLTDPKVARWISAAQQEDLNDVEQANLREMSRLHHQASLLPESLVEAKSLAGSRCEHAWRSQRPANDWEGFSENLKEVVKYSREEARLRAEAKGCSPYDALLDIFEPGMTSAQLDNLFADVKSWLPDLLNKVVAKQSQQSLIAPVGPFPTAVQRELGLETMAQLGFDFTAGRLDISAHPFCGGVPEDVRITTRYDENELLSALFGVIHETGHARYEQNLPRNWSGQPIALARSTAIHESQSLFFEMQLGRSKAFLTRLIPAVTRYFGDQAAFEESNFIAWNQQVKPGFIRVDADEVSYPAHVILRYEIERALINGDIEVDDIPALWNEKMQAWLGLSTIGNYRNGCMQDIHWTDGGFGYFPSYTLGAMYAAQLFSAANRALPDLNQSIAQGEFAPLFDWLRQNIWQHGSRFTTEQLITQATGEPLSSRYFRAHLEARYL from the coding sequence ATGAGTAGCAATGATAATTACCATCAGCTCACCCGCACGTTCCAGCGGCTATCTCGCTTCTCCCACCTCTCGGCAATCGCCAGTTGGGACATGTTTACCATGATGCCTTCAGGAGGAAGCAAAGCCCGTGGCGAAGCGCTGGCCGAGCTGAGCGTGCTTGAACACCAACTGTTAACCGATCCGAAAGTGGCAAGGTGGATCTCCGCAGCGCAACAGGAAGACCTCAACGATGTAGAACAGGCGAACCTGCGCGAAATGTCGCGACTGCATCACCAGGCATCCTTGTTGCCGGAATCGTTGGTAGAAGCAAAATCACTTGCGGGAAGCCGCTGCGAGCATGCCTGGCGTAGCCAGCGACCGGCAAATGACTGGGAAGGATTTTCCGAAAACCTGAAAGAGGTTGTGAAGTATAGCCGCGAAGAAGCCCGACTGCGCGCAGAAGCTAAAGGGTGTTCGCCGTATGACGCGTTACTGGACATTTTTGAACCGGGAATGACCAGCGCGCAGTTGGACAACCTTTTCGCGGACGTTAAAAGCTGGCTACCCGACCTGCTAAACAAGGTAGTGGCAAAGCAATCTCAACAGTCGCTCATCGCCCCGGTAGGCCCCTTCCCAACAGCTGTACAGCGAGAGTTGGGTCTTGAAACAATGGCACAGCTAGGTTTCGACTTTACCGCTGGTCGGCTGGATATCAGTGCACATCCCTTCTGTGGCGGCGTACCAGAAGATGTTCGCATTACCACCCGCTATGATGAAAACGAATTGCTCAGCGCGCTGTTTGGCGTGATCCATGAAACCGGTCACGCCCGCTATGAGCAAAATCTTCCGCGTAACTGGTCAGGGCAACCTATCGCTCTGGCACGTTCCACCGCCATTCATGAGTCCCAGAGTCTGTTCTTTGAGATGCAACTGGGACGCAGTAAAGCCTTTCTGACACGGTTAATTCCTGCTGTAACGCGCTACTTTGGCGATCAGGCTGCCTTTGAAGAAAGCAATTTCATCGCCTGGAACCAGCAGGTCAAACCCGGGTTTATCCGTGTTGATGCCGACGAGGTGAGCTATCCCGCTCACGTGATCCTGCGTTATGAAATCGAACGTGCGCTCATTAATGGCGATATTGAAGTGGATGATATCCCGGCATTGTGGAATGAGAAAATGCAGGCCTGGCTGGGGCTGTCAACGATCGGAAACTATCGTAACGGTTGTATGCAGGATATTCACTGGACCGACGGCGGCTTTGGCTACTTCCCTTCCTATACCTTGGGCGCTATGTATGCGGCGCAGTTGTTCAGTGCCGCTAACCGCGCATTACCTGATTTGAATCAGTCTATTGCGCAAGGTGAGTTTGCTCCCCTGTTTGACTGGTTACGTCAGAACATCTGGCAGCATGGCAGTCGTTTCACCACTGAACAGCTTATTACCCAGGCCACCGGAGAGCCGCTTAGCAGCCGTTATTTCCGCGCCCACCTGGAAGCCCGCTATTTGTAA
- the msrQ gene encoding protein-methionine-sulfoxide reductase heme-binding subunit MsrQ, producing the protein MRLTAKQITGLKVLLHLAGFLPLLWLFWAAQHGGLGADPGKDIQHFTGITALKFLLATLLVSPLARYAKQPLLFRTRRLLGLWCFAWATLHMASYALLELGIQNLGLLGRELVSRPWLTLGMTGWIILFLLTLTSTQAAQRKMGKRWQTLHNYVYLAAILLPLHYLWSVKVLSPLPIIYAICFVVLLAFRYKKLLRKTRYKGVFMKSE; encoded by the coding sequence GTGAGGTTGACCGCAAAACAGATAACCGGCCTGAAAGTGCTGCTGCATCTCGCCGGTTTTTTACCCCTGCTATGGCTCTTTTGGGCCGCGCAGCATGGCGGGTTGGGTGCCGACCCGGGAAAAGATATCCAGCACTTTACGGGCATTACCGCGCTAAAGTTTTTGCTTGCTACTCTGCTGGTATCCCCGCTTGCACGCTATGCAAAGCAGCCTTTGTTGTTTCGTACCCGGCGGTTGTTAGGTTTATGGTGCTTTGCATGGGCCACACTGCATATGGCCAGCTATGCTCTGCTGGAACTGGGTATACAAAATCTGGGATTGTTGGGTCGTGAACTGGTTTCACGCCCATGGCTAACCCTGGGCATGACCGGTTGGATTATCTTATTCCTGTTGACGTTGACCTCCACGCAAGCCGCGCAGCGTAAAATGGGCAAACGCTGGCAAACATTGCACAACTACGTCTACTTGGCCGCCATTTTGCTACCGCTGCATTACCTGTGGTCGGTAAAAGTGTTATCACCGCTTCCTATTATCTACGCCATCTGTTTTGTGGTTCTGTTGGCTTTTCGCTATAAAAAGCTTTTACGAAAAACCAGGTATAAAGGTGTGTTTATGAAAAGTGAGTGA
- the msrP gene encoding protein-methionine-sulfoxide reductase catalytic subunit MsrP: MQKKRPLREADVTAESVFFMQRRQILKALGIGAAAATLSSPTRANLLDWFKGNDRLPAPAGKALEFTKPERWQNSLSLTPEDKVTGYNNFYEFGLDKADPAANAGSLKTDPWTLTINGEVNKPLTLDHDALTTRFPLEERIYRMRCVEAWSMVVPWIGFPLHKLLALVEPTSHAKYVAFETRYAPDEMPGQKDRFIGGGLKYPYVEGLRLDEAMHPLTLLTVGVYGKALPPQNGAPIRLTVPWKYGFKGIKSIVSITLTREQPPTTWNMSAPNEYGFYANVNPQVDHPRWSQATERFIGSGGILDVQRQPTLPFNGYADEVASLYRGMDLREYF, encoded by the coding sequence ATGCAGAAAAAACGTCCACTTCGGGAAGCTGATGTTACAGCCGAATCAGTTTTTTTTATGCAACGACGACAAATCCTCAAAGCACTTGGGATAGGCGCGGCGGCGGCCACGCTGTCTTCCCCTACACGGGCTAATTTGTTGGATTGGTTTAAAGGCAACGATCGTCTACCAGCACCCGCAGGCAAAGCGCTCGAATTTACAAAGCCCGAGCGCTGGCAAAACAGCCTGTCTCTGACGCCAGAAGACAAGGTGACGGGCTACAACAATTTCTATGAATTTGGTCTGGATAAAGCAGATCCTGCCGCCAATGCCGGTAGTCTGAAAACCGATCCCTGGACATTGACGATCAACGGAGAGGTCAACAAACCTTTAACCTTGGATCATGATGCGCTGACCACTCGCTTTCCGTTAGAAGAGCGTATTTACCGGATGCGTTGCGTTGAAGCATGGTCGATGGTTGTGCCGTGGATCGGATTTCCTTTGCATAAATTATTGGCGCTGGTTGAGCCAACCAGTCACGCCAAATACGTCGCCTTTGAAACTCGCTACGCCCCTGATGAAATGCCCGGCCAGAAAGATCGCTTCATTGGCGGTGGGTTAAAATATCCCTATGTTGAAGGTCTGCGTTTGGATGAAGCCATGCATCCGCTAACACTGCTGACCGTAGGCGTATATGGCAAAGCATTGCCGCCGCAAAATGGGGCGCCGATACGCTTGACCGTACCCTGGAAGTACGGCTTTAAGGGCATTAAATCGATAGTCAGTATTACGCTGACGCGTGAGCAGCCGCCGACGACCTGGAATATGTCAGCACCGAATGAATACGGTTTTTACGCCAACGTAAATCCGCAGGTCGATCACCCCCGTTGGTCTCAGGCTACTGAACGGTTTATCGGTTCGGGTGGCATTCTTGATGTACAGCGACAGCCCACGTTACCTTTTAATGGTTATGCCGATGAGGTGGCATCGTTATATCGGGGTATGGATCTTCGGGAGTATTTTTAG
- a CDS encoding response regulator transcription factor, whose translation MAGAKKIFLVEDDSDIASLLQLSLKDEGYEIVHEADGTRALEQLEKHVWDAVILDLMLPGVDGLEICRRIRQMSFYLPVIIISARTSETHRVLGLEMGADDYLAKPFSVLELMARVKALFRRQEAMSQNLRMEAGIITVHGVEIDPLAREVRLHGKSLDLTPREFDLLYFFARHPGEVFSRQALLDQVWGYQHEGYEHTVNSHINRLRTKIEKDAAEPEIILTVWGRGYKLAAVNAEHQP comes from the coding sequence ATGGCAGGCGCGAAAAAGATATTTTTGGTGGAAGATGACAGCGATATTGCCTCACTTTTGCAGCTTAGCCTGAAGGATGAGGGTTACGAGATAGTTCATGAAGCGGACGGCACGCGAGCGCTTGAACAACTGGAGAAACACGTTTGGGATGCCGTTATCCTCGATTTGATGCTGCCAGGTGTCGACGGGCTGGAGATTTGTCGTCGCATTCGCCAAATGAGTTTTTATTTGCCCGTTATTATTATCAGCGCCCGGACCAGCGAAACGCACCGTGTATTGGGGTTGGAAATGGGGGCCGATGATTATCTGGCCAAGCCTTTCTCGGTGCTGGAGTTGATGGCTCGGGTGAAGGCGTTGTTTCGCCGTCAGGAAGCGATGAGTCAGAACCTGCGTATGGAGGCGGGGATTATCACCGTTCATGGCGTAGAGATTGACCCTTTAGCCCGGGAAGTTCGGCTGCATGGTAAATCCCTCGATTTGACACCGCGAGAATTCGATCTGCTCTATTTTTTCGCCCGTCATCCAGGCGAGGTCTTTTCGCGCCAGGCGCTGTTAGATCAGGTGTGGGGCTACCAGCATGAAGGGTATGAGCATACGGTGAACAGTCATATTAATCGTCTGCGGACCAAAATTGAAAAGGATGCTGCGGAGCCGGAAATTATTCTCACGGTTTGGGGACGAGGCTATAAGCTTGCTGCGGTTAATGCGGAGCATCAGCCATGA
- a CDS encoding ATP-binding protein, translated as MIYRLSLSQRLTLVFTAIMLICAVAVSAVQVRSSKQYGDAMVQRLSLELASKIVKSESLIDASGQVNRQTLKGLFNHLMTLNPSVELYLVSPSGEILADAAPPGHIQRQKISVQPIQDFLNSDALPVYGNDPRSSQQKVFSAAPVLYNGELHGYLYIILQGEDLNMLANTAWQKTLWNTVAWTLILVLLAGGIAGFLVWRWVTNPVKRLTGQVVKLEQDSISVIKQLAQKNPDPAPANEIALLNNAFIELAQKIAQQWDLLADSDRQRREFIANISHDLRTPLTSLLGYLEMLSLKADTMTPEENRHYLSIALRQGHKVRHLSQQLFELARLEHGGIKPQRERFAIGELIQDVAQKFDLPVATRHLQLHLDVMGPLPLVNADLSMIERVVTNLLDNAIRHTPDGGEVRLKVWRDADRLLAEVQDSGPGVEEAVREVLFQRPTALVPREQRAERGGLGLLIVRRMLELHGGDISLVSSTAGACFRFSLPLADSPLSS; from the coding sequence ATGATTTATCGCCTGTCGCTGAGCCAGCGTCTGACTCTGGTCTTTACCGCCATTATGCTGATTTGTGCGGTTGCCGTCAGTGCTGTCCAGGTTCGCAGTAGCAAACAATATGGCGACGCGATGGTGCAAAGGCTCTCGCTGGAGCTGGCGAGCAAGATTGTCAAAAGTGAGTCGCTTATTGATGCCAGCGGGCAGGTTAATCGCCAGACCTTAAAAGGATTGTTTAATCACCTGATGACGCTCAACCCCAGCGTGGAGCTGTATCTGGTTTCACCATCAGGTGAAATACTCGCTGATGCCGCACCGCCGGGGCATATCCAGCGGCAGAAAATTAGCGTGCAGCCGATTCAGGATTTCCTTAACTCAGATGCGTTGCCCGTATATGGCAACGATCCGCGCAGCAGCCAGCAAAAGGTATTCAGCGCCGCGCCGGTTTTATATAACGGTGAGCTGCATGGCTATTTGTACATTATTCTGCAGGGCGAAGATCTGAATATGTTGGCAAATACCGCCTGGCAAAAAACGCTCTGGAATACCGTGGCCTGGACGTTAATACTGGTTTTATTAGCCGGCGGAATTGCAGGTTTTCTGGTGTGGCGATGGGTGACGAATCCAGTGAAAAGGTTGACTGGGCAGGTGGTCAAACTGGAACAGGACAGCATTAGCGTCATCAAACAGCTGGCGCAAAAAAATCCCGATCCGGCCCCGGCAAATGAAATTGCGTTGCTGAACAATGCGTTTATCGAGTTAGCGCAGAAAATTGCGCAGCAGTGGGATCTATTAGCGGACAGCGATCGTCAGCGCAGAGAGTTTATAGCCAATATTTCGCACGATTTACGCACGCCGCTGACTTCATTGCTGGGGTATCTGGAAATGCTGTCGCTGAAAGCCGATACGATGACGCCGGAGGAAAACCGGCATTATCTTAGTATCGCGCTGCGCCAGGGACATAAAGTTCGTCATCTGTCACAACAGCTGTTTGAGCTGGCAAGACTGGAGCATGGCGGTATAAAACCGCAGCGTGAACGTTTTGCTATTGGTGAATTGATCCAGGATGTGGCACAGAAATTTGATCTCCCTGTTGCCACGCGTCATTTGCAGTTGCACCTTGACGTAATGGGGCCGTTACCGCTGGTGAATGCCGATTTATCGATGATAGAAAGAGTTGTGACGAATCTGCTGGATAACGCTATCCGTCATACGCCTGACGGAGGTGAAGTGCGGCTAAAAGTCTGGCGTGATGCAGACCGTTTATTAGCCGAAGTGCAGGACAGCGGGCCTGGGGTAGAAGAAGCTGTGCGAGAAGTATTGTTTCAGCGCCCGACCGCGTTAGTTCCCCGTGAGCAGAGGGCTGAGCGCGGCGGCTTGGGCTTACTGATCGTGCGTAGAATGCTCGAGCTGCATGGAGGGGATATCAGCCTGGTTAGCTCAACGGCAGGGGCCTGCTTCCGTTTTTCGTTGCCGCTGGCGGATTCTCCCCTGAGTAGTTGA
- a CDS encoding CPBP family intramembrane glutamic endopeptidase — protein MSQDADNLYIARTKAVAGCFSMFLLMFGLTFTPLFFPASQDLLAKGLLFPLLFALEFVVLVPLYYFFFRKREGLGKGIFNARWFTILFAALLFIQLILPLILGLRQTEAWVTSQISLSSYALWLSTLTLIFIAPVYEEIVFRGCLFNAFQYWFNNKTWLSSVVVSVIFAIMHTQYVDLRTLLMLFLVSQVLIIARLKSNGLLMPIMLHIVMNGTVIVLQIGAQTLLPDS, from the coding sequence ATGTCACAGGATGCCGACAACCTGTATATCGCCAGGACCAAAGCAGTAGCTGGCTGCTTTTCAATGTTTTTACTGATGTTTGGCCTCACGTTTACCCCGTTGTTTTTCCCCGCGAGTCAGGACCTGCTTGCCAAAGGGCTACTTTTCCCGCTGTTGTTTGCATTGGAATTTGTTGTGCTGGTTCCGCTGTATTACTTCTTCTTCAGAAAAAGAGAGGGGCTGGGCAAAGGCATTTTCAACGCCAGGTGGTTTACCATTTTGTTCGCGGCGCTGCTGTTTATTCAGCTTATCCTGCCATTGATTTTGGGTCTCAGACAAACCGAAGCGTGGGTGACCAGCCAAATATCCTTAAGTAGTTACGCATTGTGGTTATCTACGTTGACTCTGATATTTATTGCGCCAGTTTATGAAGAAATTGTTTTCAGAGGCTGTTTATTCAACGCGTTCCAGTACTGGTTCAATAATAAAACTTGGCTGTCGTCAGTGGTGGTATCGGTCATTTTTGCCATCATGCATACGCAGTATGTGGATCTACGTACGTTGCTGATGTTGTTTCTTGTGTCGCAGGTTTTGATCATCGCCAGACTGAAAAGCAACGGCCTGTTGATGCCGATCATGCTGCATATAGTGATGAACGGGACGGTTATTGTTCTGCAAATTGGAGCCCAGACGTTACTGCCTGATTCATAA
- a CDS encoding MFS transporter has protein sequence MSRTTTVDTAPTSDIDEQIVTPPDGFIKRGTSPFMRVTLALFSAGLATFALLYCVQPILPVLSHEFGVSPASSSISLSISTAMLAIGLLFTGPLSDAIGRKPVMVTALLLASCCTLLSTMMTSWHGILIMRALIGLSLSGVAAVGMTYLSEEIHPSFVAFSMGLYISGNSIGGMSGRLISGVFTDFFNWRIALAAIGCFALASALMFWKILPESRHFRPTSLRPKTLFINFRLHWRDRGLPLLFAEGFLLMGSFVTLFNYIGYRLMLSPWELSQAVVGLLSVAYLTGTWSSPKAGSMTTRYGRGPVMLFSTGVMLVGLLMTLFTSLWLIFAGMLLFSAGFFAAHSVASSWIGPRAKRAKGQASSLYLFSYYLGSSIAGTLGGVFWHSYGWNGVGGFIALMLVLALLVGARLHHRLHV, from the coding sequence GTGAGCCGTACAACAACTGTCGATACCGCGCCAACAAGCGATATTGATGAACAGATAGTTACCCCGCCGGATGGTTTTATCAAACGCGGAACATCCCCATTTATGCGCGTCACGCTGGCGCTGTTTTCCGCCGGACTGGCGACTTTTGCCCTCCTCTATTGTGTACAACCCATACTGCCTGTGCTTTCGCACGAGTTTGGTGTCTCTCCTGCCAGCAGTAGTATTTCACTCTCCATTTCAACGGCGATGCTGGCGATAGGGTTACTGTTTACCGGCCCACTTTCAGATGCTATTGGCCGCAAGCCGGTGATGGTTACCGCGCTGCTGCTCGCCTCTTGTTGTACGCTCCTTTCAACAATGATGACCAGCTGGCACGGTATTTTAATCATGCGGGCGCTGATAGGACTTTCACTGAGCGGCGTCGCGGCGGTAGGGATGACCTATCTGAGTGAAGAGATTCATCCCAGTTTCGTCGCCTTCTCAATGGGCTTGTATATCAGCGGTAACTCGATTGGCGGTATGAGTGGTCGCTTGATCAGCGGCGTGTTTACCGACTTTTTTAACTGGCGTATCGCGCTGGCGGCGATCGGCTGTTTTGCCCTTGCCTCTGCGCTAATGTTCTGGAAAATCCTGCCGGAATCTCGTCATTTCAGACCAACGTCGCTGCGCCCGAAAACGTTGTTTATCAACTTCCGCTTGCACTGGCGCGACAGAGGCTTGCCGCTGCTGTTTGCGGAAGGTTTTTTACTGATGGGATCGTTTGTCACGCTGTTTAACTACATCGGCTATCGCCTGATGCTCTCTCCGTGGGAGCTCAGCCAGGCGGTTGTCGGTCTGTTATCTGTGGCGTATCTAACCGGGACCTGGAGTTCGCCAAAAGCAGGTTCTATGACCACTCGTTATGGCCGTGGCCCGGTAATGCTCTTTTCAACTGGCGTGATGCTGGTTGGACTGTTGATGACCCTGTTCACATCGCTATGGCTTATCTTCGCCGGGATGCTGCTCTTTTCAGCCGGTTTTTTTGCCGCGCACTCCGTAGCAAGCAGCTGGATTGGACCACGGGCAAAACGCGCTAAAGGCCAGGCTTCTTCCCTGTATCTGTTCAGCTATTATCTGGGATCCAGTATTGCCGGTACGCTCGGCGGCGTATTCTGGCACAGCTACGGCTGGAACGGCGTGGGCGGATTTATCGCCCTGATGCTGGTGCTGGCGTTGCTGGTCGGCGCACGTTTGCACCATCGTCTGCACGTATAA
- a CDS encoding LysR family transcriptional regulator yields MNIELRHLRYFVAVAEELHFGRAAARLNISQPPLSQQIQILEQQVGARLLARTNRSVALTSAGKQFLADSRQILGLVNEAAARAERLHLGEAGELRIGFTSSAPFIKAVSDTLSLFRQSYPAVHMQTREMNTREQIAPLNEGTLDLGLLRNTQLPETLEREIILHEPLMAMIPRAHPLAQKPVVTLAELANEPFVFFDPHVGTGLYDDILGLMRRYGLKPTIAQEVGEAMTIIGLVAAGLGVSILPASFKRVQLYEMCWIPIAEEDAVSEMWLVWPKHHEQSHAAQRFREQLLAAVQAINLV; encoded by the coding sequence ATGAATATCGAACTGCGTCATTTACGTTACTTTGTGGCCGTTGCCGAAGAGTTGCATTTTGGTCGGGCGGCAGCGCGATTGAACATTTCGCAACCGCCGCTAAGCCAGCAGATCCAGATCCTTGAACAGCAGGTTGGCGCCCGGTTACTTGCCCGAACTAACCGTAGCGTGGCGCTGACCTCTGCTGGAAAGCAGTTTCTGGCAGACAGTCGGCAGATCCTCGGGCTGGTTAATGAAGCCGCCGCCAGGGCTGAGCGTTTGCATTTGGGAGAAGCAGGGGAATTGCGTATCGGTTTTACGTCGTCGGCGCCGTTTATCAAAGCCGTTTCAGATACGTTATCTCTGTTTCGCCAAAGCTACCCGGCAGTGCATATGCAAACCCGCGAAATGAACACACGTGAGCAAATTGCCCCGCTCAATGAAGGGACGTTGGATTTGGGACTTCTGCGCAATACGCAGCTTCCGGAAACGCTGGAGCGTGAAATCATTCTTCATGAACCACTGATGGCGATGATCCCACGCGCGCATCCGTTGGCGCAAAAACCCGTGGTCACGTTGGCCGAGCTGGCGAATGAGCCATTTGTCTTTTTTGACCCCCATGTGGGGACAGGGTTGTATGACGATATTCTTGGCCTGATGCGTCGCTATGGACTAAAACCGACGATTGCGCAGGAGGTTGGCGAAGCGATGACTATCATCGGGCTGGTGGCTGCAGGATTAGGGGTTTCTATACTTCCTGCTTCTTTTAAACGGGTGCAGCTATATGAAATGTGTTGGATCCCGATAGCGGAAGAAGATGCTGTCTCGGAAATGTGGTTAGTGTGGCCAAAGCATCATGAGCAAAGTCACGCCGCGCAACGCTTTCGTGAGCAGCTGCTGGCGGCCGTTCAGGCGATTAATTTAGTTTAA
- the mlc gene encoding sugar metabolism global transcriptional regulator Mlc, with protein MVADSQPGHIDQIKQTNAGAVYRLIDQLGPVSRIDLSRLAQLAPASITKIVREMLEAHLVQELEIKEAGSRGRPAVGLVVETEAWHYLSIRISRGEIFLALRDLSSKLVVEDCLEMELVSETPLLERVITQVDQFFIRHQQKLERLTSIAITLPGIIDTENGIVHRMPFYEDVKEMPLGQALENHTGVPVYIQHDISAWTMAEALFGASRGARDVIQVVIDHNVGAGVITDGHLLHAGSSSLVEIGHTQVDPYGKRCYCGNHGCLETIASVDSVLELAQVRLKQSMSSSLHGQPLTVDALCLAAMQGDLLAKDIISGVGTHVGRILAIMVNLFNPQKILIGSPLSKAADILFPTIADSIRQQALPAYSQHIVVESTQFTNQGTMAGAALVKDAMYNGSLLIRLLQG; from the coding sequence GTGGTTGCTGATAGTCAGCCTGGGCATATCGATCAAATTAAGCAGACCAATGCTGGCGCGGTTTATCGCCTGATTGATCAGCTGGGTCCGGTATCGCGTATTGATCTCTCTCGCCTGGCGCAATTGGCGCCTGCCAGTATTACTAAAATTGTCCGCGAAATGCTCGAAGCGCACCTGGTGCAAGAGCTGGAAATCAAGGAAGCGGGCAGCCGTGGGCGTCCGGCAGTTGGGCTGGTTGTTGAAACGGAAGCCTGGCACTATTTATCCATCCGTATCAGTCGCGGCGAGATCTTTCTGGCACTGCGCGATCTGAGCAGCAAACTGGTGGTAGAAGATTGTCTTGAAATGGAGCTGGTCAGTGAAACACCGCTTCTGGAACGTGTTATTACCCAGGTCGACCAGTTTTTCATCCGCCATCAACAAAAGCTGGAACGCTTAACCTCCATCGCCATCACCTTACCCGGCATTATTGATACTGAAAACGGTATCGTGCATCGCATGCCATTTTACGAAGATGTCAAAGAGATGCCGCTGGGCCAGGCGCTTGAGAACCATACTGGCGTACCAGTCTATATTCAGCATGATATTAGCGCCTGGACCATGGCTGAGGCGCTTTTCGGCGCATCGCGTGGTGCGCGCGACGTCATTCAGGTGGTGATCGATCATAACGTGGGTGCCGGGGTGATCACTGACGGTCATTTACTGCATGCAGGCAGCAGTAGCCTGGTGGAAATTGGCCATACGCAGGTGGATCCGTACGGTAAACGCTGCTACTGCGGTAACCATGGTTGTCTGGAAACGATCGCCAGCGTCGACAGCGTGCTCGAACTGGCGCAGGTGCGCTTGAAGCAGTCAATGAGTTCTTCTTTACACGGACAACCGCTGACGGTAGACGCACTGTGTCTGGCGGCAATGCAGGGTGATTTATTGGCGAAAGATATCATTAGCGGCGTCGGGACCCACGTCGGCAGAATTCTTGCCATCATGGTGAATTTGTTCAACCCGCAAAAGATATTGATTGGGTCTCCGCTCAGTAAAGCGGCAGATATCTTGTTCCCTACCATCGCTGACAGCATTCGTCAGCAGGCACTTCCGGCTTACAGTCAGCATATAGTCGTCGAAAGTACGCAGTTTACCAATCAGGGGACGATGGCGGGGGCGGCGCTCGTTAAGGACGCGATGTATAACGGTTCTTTGTTGATTCGTCTATTACAGGGTTAA
- the bioD gene encoding dethiobiotin synthase yields the protein MLKRFFITGTDTSVGKTVVSRALLQALASGGKSVAGYKPVAKGSKETPEGLRNKDALVLQSVSTIELPYEAVNPIALSEDESSVAHSGPVNYTLLSNGLASLSEKVDHVVVEGTGGWRSLMNDLRPLSEWVVQEQLPVLMVVGIQEGCINHAILTAQAIASDGLPLIGWVANRINPGLAHYAEIIDVLGKKLPAPLIGELPYLPRAEQRELSQYIRLSMLGSVLSVDRVVA from the coding sequence ATGCTGAAGCGTTTCTTTATTACAGGTACAGACACTTCTGTTGGGAAGACCGTGGTTTCCCGCGCATTACTACAAGCGTTAGCGTCAGGGGGTAAAAGCGTTGCGGGTTACAAACCTGTAGCCAAAGGCAGCAAAGAGACGCCCGAAGGTCTGCGCAACAAAGATGCGCTGGTGCTGCAAAGCGTGTCCACTATCGAACTGCCTTACGAAGCGGTCAACCCGATTGCGCTCAGCGAAGACGAAAGTAGCGTAGCGCATAGTGGTCCGGTCAATTACACCCTGTTATCCAACGGTCTCGCAAGCCTCAGCGAAAAAGTCGATCACGTTGTCGTGGAAGGCACCGGAGGCTGGCGGAGCTTGATGAACGATCTGCGTCCGTTATCGGAATGGGTGGTGCAGGAACAACTGCCGGTGCTGATGGTGGTGGGTATCCAGGAAGGCTGTATTAATCATGCCATCCTCACCGCACAGGCGATTGCCAGCGACGGACTGCCGCTGATTGGCTGGGTCGCGAACCGAATCAACCCGGGGCTGGCGCATTATGCGGAAATCATTGATGTGCTGGGTAAAAAATTACCTGCCCCGCTTATCGGTGAACTGCCTTATCTGCCTCGTGCAGAGCAGCGTGAGCTGTCACAGTACATCCGTCTGTCAATGCTCGGCAGCGTGCTGTCGGTAGATAGAGTCGTGGCGTAA